The Streptomyces sp. P9-A4 genome contains a region encoding:
- a CDS encoding acyl-CoA thioesterase — protein sequence MTDQGDIAGKPTSASRTTLSHIMTSHDTNLLGTVHGGVIMKLVDDAAGAVAGRHSGGPAVTASMDEMVFLEPVRVGDLLHVKAQVNWTGRSSMEVGVRVLAERWNESTPATQVGSAYLVFAAVDADGKPRQVPQVLPETEQDKRRNQEAQIRRTHRLARRQAIKELRERRAAEGYED from the coding sequence ATGACAGATCAGGGCGATATCGCGGGCAAGCCCACCTCCGCCTCCCGCACCACCCTCAGCCACATCATGACGAGCCACGACACCAACCTCCTCGGTACGGTGCACGGCGGCGTGATCATGAAGCTGGTGGACGACGCGGCGGGCGCCGTCGCGGGCCGCCACTCGGGCGGGCCGGCCGTGACCGCCTCGATGGACGAGATGGTCTTCCTGGAGCCGGTCCGCGTCGGCGACCTGCTGCATGTGAAGGCCCAGGTCAACTGGACCGGCCGGTCCTCCATGGAGGTCGGCGTACGCGTCCTGGCCGAGCGCTGGAACGAGTCCACGCCCGCCACCCAGGTCGGCTCCGCGTACCTCGTCTTCGCCGCCGTCGACGCGGACGGCAAGCCGCGGCAGGTCCCCCAGGTCCTCCCGGAGACGGAGCAGGACAAGCGCCGCAACCAGGAGGCCCAGATCCGCCGCACCCACCGCCTGGCCCGCCGCCAGGCGATCAAGGAACTGCGCGAGCGCCGGGCGGCCGAGGGCTACGAGGACTGA
- a CDS encoding LCP family protein: MNDWPEDGGYGRGNANSQPEGPRRMSHVQRPQRPQVPQQPPRQGYDQGQGRNQGYDQGQGQGYNPNFTQAQGAGYDSGYSSGQVYGGQQGGGHGSVPPQYAPGPGAGGPGRPAPDWRKRIKIGSIVLVVAVLAWGIGTYAWASSQMRNEVDLSKVIERPAEGDCTTYLIVGSDSREGMSAEDKKKLHTGSAEGKRTDSMMILAACSSGNTMVSLPRDSWVTIPSFVGSESGKTYPARGGSKLNAAYAMDGPELLVRTVEFNTGLRIDHYAEIGFAGFANIVDALGGVELNIDKGFKDKKSGADFQAGTQTLNGEQALAFVRTRYAFAQSDLQRTKNQQKFLSALANQAATPGTILNPFALYPTLGAGLDTLIVDKDMSLYDLGKMFFAMKGINSGDGKSMNMPLAGSAPQNSLKWDMPKVKQLVEQIKNDEKVTVESDR; this comes from the coding sequence ATGAATGACTGGCCCGAAGACGGCGGCTACGGCCGTGGCAACGCGAACTCCCAGCCCGAGGGACCTCGCCGCATGAGCCATGTGCAGCGCCCGCAGCGCCCTCAGGTTCCGCAGCAGCCGCCGCGCCAGGGGTACGACCAGGGTCAGGGTCGGAACCAGGGGTACGACCAGGGTCAGGGGCAGGGTTACAACCCGAACTTCACCCAGGCTCAGGGCGCGGGCTACGACTCCGGTTACAGCTCGGGCCAGGTCTACGGCGGCCAGCAGGGCGGAGGGCACGGCTCCGTGCCCCCGCAGTACGCGCCGGGCCCCGGCGCCGGCGGTCCCGGGCGTCCCGCTCCGGACTGGCGCAAGCGCATCAAGATCGGCTCGATCGTCCTCGTCGTGGCCGTCCTCGCCTGGGGCATCGGCACCTACGCCTGGGCCAGCTCGCAGATGCGCAACGAGGTCGACCTGTCCAAGGTCATCGAGCGGCCGGCCGAGGGCGACTGCACCACGTATCTGATCGTCGGTTCGGACAGCCGCGAGGGCATGTCCGCCGAGGACAAGAAGAAGCTGCACACCGGCTCCGCCGAGGGCAAGCGGACCGACTCGATGATGATCCTCGCGGCCTGCTCCAGCGGGAACACGATGGTCTCGCTGCCCCGTGACTCCTGGGTGACGATCCCGAGTTTCGTCGGCTCCGAGTCGGGCAAGACGTACCCGGCCCGCGGCGGCTCCAAGCTGAACGCGGCGTACGCGATGGACGGCCCCGAACTGCTCGTACGGACCGTCGAGTTCAACACCGGCCTGCGCATCGACCACTACGCCGAGATCGGCTTCGCCGGCTTCGCGAACATCGTGGACGCGCTCGGCGGTGTCGAGCTGAACATCGACAAGGGCTTCAAGGACAAGAAGTCCGGCGCCGACTTCCAGGCGGGCACGCAGACCCTCAACGGCGAGCAGGCCCTGGCCTTCGTCCGGACCCGGTACGCCTTCGCGCAGTCGGACCTCCAGCGGACGAAGAACCAGCAGAAGTTCCTCTCCGCCCTCGCCAACCAGGCGGCGACGCCGGGCACGATCCTCAACCCGTTCGCGCTCTACCCGACGCTCGGCGCCGGTCTGGACACGCTGATCGTGGACAAGGACATGTCGCTGTACGACCTCGGCAAGATGTTCTTCGCGATGAAGGGCATCAACAGCGGCGACGGCAAGTCCATGAACATGCCGCTCGCGGGCAGCGCGCCGCAGAACTCCCTCAAGTGGGACATGCCGAAGGTGAAGCAGCTCGTCGAGCAGATCAAGAACGACGAGAAGGTCACGGTCGAGTCGGACCGCTGA
- a CDS encoding acyl-CoA dehydrogenase family protein: MAGSADFDLYRPSEEHDMLRESVRALAEAKIAPFAAAVDEEGRFPQEALDALVANDLHAVHVPEAYGGAGADALATVIVIEEVARACGSSSLIPAVNKLGSLPVILSGSEELKRKYLGPLAKGDAMFSYALSEPDAGSDAAGMKTRAVRDGDFWVLNGVKRWITNAGVSEYYTVMAVTDPDKRSKGISAFVVEKSDEGVSFGAPEKKLGIKGSPTREVYLDNVRIPADRMIGAEGTGFATAMKTLDHTRVTIAAQAIGIAQGALDYAKGYVRERKQFGKPIADFQGVQFMLADMAMKLEAARQLTYAAAARSERVSAGGEKEDLTFFGAAAKCFASDVAMEVTIDAVQLLGGYGYTRDYPVERMMRDAKITQIYEGTNQVQRIVMARNLP, encoded by the coding sequence ATGGCGGGTTCTGCCGATTTCGACCTGTATCGGCCCTCCGAGGAGCACGACATGCTCCGGGAGTCGGTGCGTGCGCTGGCGGAGGCGAAGATCGCGCCGTTCGCGGCGGCGGTGGACGAGGAGGGCCGGTTCCCGCAGGAGGCCCTGGACGCGCTGGTCGCCAACGACCTGCACGCCGTGCACGTCCCCGAGGCCTACGGCGGCGCGGGCGCGGACGCGCTGGCGACGGTGATCGTGATCGAGGAGGTCGCGCGCGCGTGCGGCTCGTCCTCGCTGATCCCGGCCGTGAACAAGCTGGGCTCGCTGCCGGTGATCCTGTCCGGCTCGGAGGAGCTCAAGCGCAAGTACCTCGGCCCGCTGGCCAAGGGCGACGCGATGTTCTCCTACGCCCTGTCCGAGCCCGACGCGGGCTCCGACGCCGCCGGGATGAAGACCCGCGCGGTGCGCGACGGGGACTTCTGGGTCCTCAACGGCGTCAAGCGGTGGATCACCAACGCCGGCGTCTCGGAGTACTACACCGTGATGGCCGTCACCGACCCCGACAAGCGGTCCAAGGGCATCAGCGCCTTCGTCGTGGAGAAGTCCGACGAGGGCGTCTCCTTCGGCGCCCCGGAGAAGAAGCTCGGCATCAAGGGCTCCCCGACCCGCGAGGTCTACCTCGACAACGTCCGCATCCCCGCCGACCGCATGATCGGCGCCGAGGGCACCGGCTTCGCCACCGCCATGAAGACCCTCGACCACACCCGCGTCACCATCGCCGCCCAGGCCATCGGCATCGCCCAGGGCGCCCTGGACTACGCCAAGGGCTACGTCAGGGAACGCAAGCAGTTCGGCAAGCCCATCGCCGACTTCCAGGGCGTCCAGTTCATGCTCGCCGACATGGCCATGAAGCTCGAAGCCGCCCGCCAGCTCACCTACGCCGCCGCCGCCAGGTCCGAGCGCGTGTCCGCCGGAGGCGAGAAGGAAGACCTCACCTTCTTCGGCGCCGCCGCGAAGTGCTTCGCCTCCGACGTCGCCATGGAGGTCACCATCGACGCCGTCCAGCTCCTCGGCGGCTACGGCTACACCCGCGACTACCCCGTCGAGCGCATGATGCGCGACGCCAAGATCACCCAGATCTACGAAGGCACCAACCAGGTCCAGCGCATCGTCATGGCCCGCAACCTCCCGTAA
- a CDS encoding UDP-glucose dehydrogenase family protein: MALKITVIGTGYLGATHAAAMAELGFEVLGLDVVPEKIELLSSGRVPMYEPGLEELLAKHVAGIEGSSGRLRFTTSWEEVGAFGDVHFVCVNTPQKHGEYACDMSYVDAAFTSLAGVVREGALVVGKSTVPVGSAERLAGLLPEGVELAWNPEFLREGFAVQDTLRPDRIVVGVRGERAEKTLREVYAVPVGAGSPFVVTDFPTAELVKTAANSFLATKISFINAMAEVCEAAGGDVAKLAEAIGHDDRIGAKFLRAGIGFGGGCLPKDIRAFMARAGELGADQALTFLREIDSINMRRRGQMVEMTREVLGGNSFLGRRVAVLGATFKPDSDDVRDSPALNVAGQIHLQGGQVTVYDPKGMDNARRVFPTLGYADSALEAVRGADVVLHLTEWREFRELDPAELADAASSRVILDGRNALDAERWRAAGWTYRAMGRPRA, encoded by the coding sequence ATGGCCCTCAAGATCACCGTGATCGGTACCGGCTACCTCGGCGCCACCCACGCCGCGGCCATGGCGGAACTGGGCTTCGAGGTGCTCGGCCTGGACGTCGTCCCCGAGAAGATCGAGCTGCTCTCCTCCGGCCGGGTCCCGATGTACGAGCCCGGTCTCGAGGAACTCCTCGCGAAGCACGTGGCCGGCATCGAGGGATCGAGCGGCCGGCTCCGCTTCACCACCTCCTGGGAGGAGGTCGGCGCATTCGGCGACGTGCACTTCGTCTGTGTGAACACCCCGCAGAAGCACGGCGAGTACGCCTGCGACATGAGCTACGTGGACGCCGCCTTCACCTCCCTCGCCGGGGTCGTACGCGAAGGGGCCCTGGTCGTCGGCAAGTCGACCGTGCCCGTCGGCTCGGCCGAACGGCTCGCGGGCCTGCTGCCGGAGGGTGTGGAGCTGGCCTGGAACCCCGAGTTCCTGCGCGAGGGATTCGCCGTGCAGGACACCCTGCGCCCCGACCGAATCGTCGTCGGCGTGCGCGGCGAGCGGGCCGAGAAGACACTGCGCGAGGTGTACGCGGTCCCCGTCGGCGCGGGCTCGCCGTTCGTGGTGACCGACTTCCCGACGGCCGAACTGGTGAAGACCGCCGCGAACTCCTTCCTCGCCACGAAGATCTCCTTCATCAACGCGATGGCCGAGGTGTGCGAGGCCGCCGGCGGCGACGTCGCCAAGCTGGCCGAGGCCATCGGCCACGACGACCGGATCGGCGCCAAGTTCCTGCGGGCCGGCATCGGCTTCGGTGGCGGCTGCCTGCCCAAGGACATCCGGGCCTTCATGGCCCGCGCGGGCGAACTGGGCGCCGACCAGGCCCTGACCTTCCTCCGCGAGATCGACTCGATCAACATGCGGCGGCGCGGCCAGATGGTGGAGATGACCCGCGAGGTGCTGGGCGGGAACTCCTTCCTGGGCCGCCGGGTCGCCGTCCTCGGCGCCACCTTCAAGCCGGACTCGGACGACGTCCGCGACTCCCCCGCGCTGAACGTGGCCGGTCAGATACACCTCCAGGGCGGCCAGGTCACCGTCTACGACCCGAAGGGCATGGACAACGCCCGGCGCGTCTTCCCGACCCTGGGGTACGCGGACTCGGCCCTGGAGGCCGTACGCGGGGCGGACGTGGTGCTGCACCTGACCGAGTGGCGCGAGTTCCGTGAGCTCGACCCGGCGGAGCTGGCCGATGCGGCCTCCTCGCGGGTGATCCTGGACGGCCGCAACGCGCTCGACGCGGAGCGCTGGCGGGCGGCGGGCTGGACGTACCGCGCGATGGGCCGGCCGCGCGCCTGA
- a CDS encoding dipeptidase, producing the protein MSAAERLEEARALLAGHPVVDGHNDLPWALREHVRYDLDKLDVGADQTGVLHTDLARLRAGGVGAQFWSVYVPCRLTGDDAVSATLEQIDIVDQLLERYAADLAPALTADDMEAAREEGRIASLKGAEGGHSINNSLATLRALHTLGVRYMTLTHNDNNDWADSATDEPGVGGLSAFGRAVVREMNRSGMLVDLSHVAATTMRAALDATAAPVIFSHSSALAVCDHPRNIPDDVLERLPANGGVAMATFVPKFILPAAVDWTARADDNLRAHGFDHLDTTAEAMKLHRAFEEANPRPIATAATVADHLDHMREAAGIDHIGIGGDYDGTAFTPAGLDDVAGYPNLVAELLHRGWSQPDLAKLTWSNAVRLLRDAEAVSRDLTSRTAPSNATLDALDSPAVPQA; encoded by the coding sequence GTGAGCGCCGCGGAGCGGCTGGAGGAGGCCCGCGCCCTGCTCGCGGGCCACCCCGTCGTCGACGGTCACAACGACCTGCCGTGGGCGCTGCGCGAGCACGTGCGCTACGACCTCGACAAGCTGGACGTGGGCGCGGACCAGACCGGTGTGCTCCACACCGACCTCGCCCGGCTGCGGGCCGGTGGCGTCGGCGCCCAGTTCTGGTCGGTGTACGTGCCCTGCCGGCTGACCGGCGACGACGCGGTCAGCGCCACCCTGGAGCAGATCGACATCGTCGACCAGCTCCTGGAGCGGTACGCGGCCGACCTGGCCCCCGCGCTGACCGCCGACGACATGGAGGCGGCCCGCGAGGAGGGCCGTATCGCCTCCCTGAAGGGCGCCGAGGGCGGCCACTCGATCAACAACTCCCTCGCCACCCTGCGCGCGCTGCACACCCTCGGCGTGCGCTACATGACGCTCACGCACAACGACAACAACGACTGGGCGGACTCGGCGACCGACGAGCCCGGCGTCGGCGGGCTCTCCGCCTTCGGCCGCGCGGTCGTCCGCGAGATGAACCGCTCCGGCATGCTCGTCGACCTCTCGCACGTCGCCGCCACCACCATGCGGGCCGCGCTCGACGCCACGGCGGCGCCGGTGATCTTCTCGCACTCCTCCGCCCTGGCGGTCTGCGACCACCCGAGGAACATCCCGGACGACGTCCTGGAGCGGCTGCCCGCCAACGGCGGCGTCGCGATGGCCACCTTCGTGCCCAAGTTCATCCTGCCCGCCGCCGTCGACTGGACCGCGCGGGCGGACGACAACCTCAGGGCGCACGGCTTCGACCACCTCGACACCACCGCCGAGGCGATGAAGCTGCACCGTGCCTTCGAGGAGGCGAACCCCCGCCCGATCGCCACCGCCGCGACGGTCGCCGACCACCTCGACCACATGCGCGAGGCCGCCGGCATCGACCACATCGGCATCGGCGGCGACTACGACGGGACGGCCTTCACCCCGGCCGGGCTCGACGACGTCGCCGGCTACCCGAACCTGGTCGCCGAGCTGCTGCACCGAGGCTGGTCGCAGCCGGACCTCGCCAAGCTGACCTGGTCCAACGCGGTCCGTTTGCTCCGTGACGCGGAGGCCGTCTCGCGCGATCTGACGAGCCGTACGGCCCCGTCGAACGCGACGCTCGACGCCCTGGACTCCCCGGCCGTCCCGCAGGCCTGA
- the purE gene encoding 5-(carboxyamino)imidazole ribonucleotide mutase, translating into MGSDSDWPVMEAAAQALDEFGIPYEVDVVSAHRMPREMIAYGEEAAGRGLKAIIAGAGGAAHLPGMLASVTPLPVIGVPVPLKYLDGMDSLLSIVQMPAGVPVATVSVGGARNAGLLAARILAAHDPELLARMREFQQELNDQATEKGKRLRARVEGAESFGFAK; encoded by the coding sequence ATGGGATCCGACTCCGACTGGCCCGTCATGGAGGCCGCCGCGCAGGCCCTGGACGAGTTCGGTATCCCGTACGAGGTCGATGTCGTCTCCGCCCACCGGATGCCGCGCGAGATGATCGCGTACGGCGAGGAGGCGGCGGGCCGCGGCCTCAAGGCGATCATCGCGGGCGCGGGCGGCGCCGCCCACCTGCCGGGCATGCTCGCCTCCGTCACCCCGCTGCCCGTCATCGGGGTGCCGGTGCCGCTGAAGTACCTCGACGGCATGGACTCGCTGCTCTCCATCGTGCAGATGCCGGCCGGCGTCCCCGTCGCCACGGTCTCCGTCGGCGGCGCCCGCAACGCCGGCCTGCTCGCCGCCCGGATCCTCGCCGCGCACGACCCCGAACTGCTCGCCCGGATGCGTGAGTTCCAGCAGGAGCTGAACGACCAGGCGACCGAGAAGGGCAAGCGGCTGCGGGCCAGGGTCGAGGGCGCCGAGTCCTTCGGATTCGCCAAGTGA
- a CDS encoding 5-(carboxyamino)imidazole ribonucleotide synthase translates to MTFPVVGMVGGGQLARMTHEAGIPLGIKFKLLSDTPQDSAAQVVSEVVIGDYRDLATLRDFARGCDVITFDHEHVPTEHLRALEADGVPVRPGPDALVHAQDKGVMRAKLDEIGAPSPRHRIVADPEDAAAFAAEVGGFPIILKTVRGGYDGKGVWFVRTPEDARDPFLAGVQVLAEEKVDFVRELAANIVRSPHGQAVAYPVVESRQVDGVCDTVIAPAPDLDDALAGQAQELALRIAKELGVVGHLAVELFQTTDGRILVNELAMRPHNSGHWTQDGAVTSQFANHVRAVLDLPLGDPRPRATWTVMCNVLGGDYPDMYSAYLHCMARDPQLKIHMYGKDVKPGRKVGHVNTYGDDLDDVLERARHAAGYLRGTITE, encoded by the coding sequence GTGACGTTCCCCGTAGTAGGCATGGTCGGCGGCGGTCAGCTCGCGCGTATGACCCACGAGGCGGGCATCCCCCTCGGTATCAAGTTCAAGCTCCTCAGCGACACCCCGCAGGACTCCGCGGCCCAGGTGGTGAGCGAGGTCGTCATCGGCGACTACCGCGACCTGGCTACGCTGCGTGACTTTGCGCGCGGATGTGACGTGATCACCTTCGATCACGAGCACGTCCCCACCGAGCACCTGCGGGCCCTCGAAGCGGACGGCGTCCCCGTCCGCCCGGGTCCCGACGCGCTGGTGCACGCCCAGGACAAGGGGGTGATGCGCGCGAAGCTCGACGAGATCGGCGCACCCAGCCCCCGGCACCGCATCGTGGCGGACCCCGAGGACGCGGCGGCCTTCGCCGCCGAGGTCGGGGGCTTCCCGATCATCCTCAAGACCGTGCGCGGCGGCTACGACGGCAAGGGCGTCTGGTTCGTCCGTACGCCCGAGGACGCCAGGGACCCCTTCCTCGCGGGCGTCCAGGTCCTCGCCGAGGAGAAGGTCGACTTCGTCCGCGAGCTCGCGGCGAACATCGTCCGCTCCCCGCACGGCCAGGCCGTGGCGTACCCGGTCGTGGAGTCCCGTCAGGTCGACGGCGTCTGCGACACGGTGATCGCGCCCGCGCCGGACCTCGACGACGCGCTGGCCGGGCAGGCGCAGGAGCTGGCGCTGCGGATCGCCAAGGAGCTGGGCGTCGTCGGCCATCTGGCCGTCGAGCTGTTCCAGACCACGGACGGCCGCATCCTCGTCAACGAACTGGCGATGCGCCCGCACAACTCCGGCCACTGGACCCAGGACGGGGCGGTCACCTCGCAGTTCGCCAACCACGTCCGTGCGGTTCTCGACCTGCCCCTCGGCGATCCGCGCCCGCGCGCGACGTGGACCGTGATGTGCAATGTCCTGGGCGGCGACTACCCGGACATGTACTCCGCGTATCTGCACTGCATGGCCAGGGACCCGCAGCTCAAGATCCACATGTATGGCAAGGACGTGAAGCCCGGCCGCAAGGTGGGGCACGTCAACACCTACGGCGACGATCTGGACGACGTGCTGGAGCGCGCGCGCCACGCCGCCGGCTATCTGCGAGGAACGATCACCGAGTGA
- a CDS encoding GtrA family protein, with protein sequence MSEPGALRTRLDRLAREVAKFGLVGGLGVLVNLGVFNLVRHYTDIPMVRASLIATVVAIVFNYIGFRYFTYRDREKSGRTKELSLFLLFSVVGMVIENGVLYAATYGFGWDGPLASNFFKFFGIGIGTLFRFWSYRTWVFRALPAKEAVQTAESFLEQAPRQASRRLPNRV encoded by the coding sequence ATGAGTGAACCCGGTGCGCTTCGCACGCGACTCGACCGGCTCGCCCGGGAGGTCGCCAAGTTCGGTCTGGTCGGCGGCCTCGGCGTCCTCGTCAACCTCGGCGTCTTCAACCTGGTGCGCCACTACACCGACATCCCGATGGTCCGAGCCAGCCTGATCGCCACCGTGGTCGCGATCGTCTTCAACTACATCGGGTTCCGCTACTTCACGTACCGCGACCGGGAGAAGTCGGGGCGGACCAAGGAACTGTCGCTGTTCCTGCTGTTCAGCGTGGTCGGCATGGTCATCGAGAACGGCGTGCTCTACGCGGCGACGTACGGCTTCGGCTGGGACGGCCCGCTGGCGAGCAACTTCTTCAAGTTCTTCGGCATCGGGATCGGGACCCTCTTCCGCTTCTGGTCCTACCGCACATGGGTGTTCCGCGCGCTGCCGGCGAAGGAGGCGGTGCAGACCGCCGAATCCTTCCTGGAGCAGGCGCCGCGGCAGGCGAGCCGACGGCTGCCGAACCGGGTCTGA
- a CDS encoding ATP-binding protein: MRRRLINSTLAVVLVVVAVFGVSLVIVETRTIAGSAQESVDLEALRIVSIVDSRLIGGEPVNPDILAEQSGAKRYAQIRIPGRDTIEIGTRPDGDVIRGLAEGERGETVVVEESRSAVTAEVGRTLMIIGAVALLAVVAAVLLAVRQANRLTSPLTDLAETAERLGSGDPRPRHKRYGVPELDRVADVLDASAERIARMLTAERRLAADASHQLRTPLTALSMRLEEVALADDLDTVKEEATIALTQVERLTDVVERLLTNSRDPRTGSAVAFDLDEVIKQQIEEWRPAYRSAGRAIVHSGKQGMRAVGTPGAVAQVLAALIENSLMHGGGTVALRTRVTGNQSVIEVTDEGPGVPADLGARIFERAVSGRSSTGIGLAVARDLAEADGGRLELLQQHPPVFALFLGREVRSVSGTPRERPVR, encoded by the coding sequence GTGCGCCGCCGTCTCATCAACTCCACGCTCGCCGTGGTGCTCGTCGTCGTCGCCGTCTTCGGCGTCTCCCTGGTCATCGTCGAGACCCGGACCATCGCCGGCAGCGCCCAGGAGAGCGTGGATCTGGAGGCGCTGCGGATCGTCTCCATCGTCGACAGCCGGCTCATCGGCGGCGAGCCGGTCAACCCGGACATCCTCGCCGAGCAGAGCGGCGCCAAGCGGTACGCCCAGATCCGCATCCCCGGCCGCGACACCATCGAGATCGGCACCCGCCCGGACGGCGACGTCATCCGCGGCCTCGCCGAGGGCGAGCGCGGCGAGACCGTCGTCGTCGAGGAGTCCCGCTCCGCCGTCACCGCCGAGGTCGGCCGCACACTCATGATCATCGGCGCGGTCGCACTGCTCGCCGTCGTCGCCGCCGTCCTCCTCGCCGTACGCCAGGCCAACCGGCTGACCTCCCCGCTCACCGACCTCGCCGAGACCGCCGAACGCCTCGGCTCCGGCGACCCGCGCCCCCGGCACAAGCGGTACGGGGTCCCCGAGCTCGACCGGGTCGCGGACGTCCTCGACGCCTCCGCCGAGCGCATCGCCCGGATGCTCACCGCCGAGCGCCGGCTCGCCGCCGACGCCTCGCACCAGCTCCGCACGCCCCTCACCGCGCTCTCCATGCGCCTGGAGGAGGTCGCCCTCGCCGACGACCTGGACACGGTCAAGGAGGAGGCGACGATCGCGCTCACCCAGGTCGAGCGGCTCACCGACGTCGTCGAGCGGCTGCTGACCAACTCCAGGGACCCCCGTACGGGCTCCGCCGTCGCCTTCGACCTCGACGAGGTCATCAAGCAGCAGATCGAGGAGTGGCGGCCGGCCTACCGCAGCGCCGGACGGGCCATCGTCCACTCGGGCAAGCAGGGGATGCGCGCGGTCGGCACCCCGGGCGCGGTCGCCCAGGTCCTCGCCGCCCTCATCGAGAACTCGCTCATGCACGGCGGCGGCACGGTCGCCCTGCGCACCCGGGTCACCGGCAACCAGTCGGTGATCGAGGTCACCGACGAGGGGCCGGGCGTCCCCGCCGACCTCGGTGCGCGGATCTTCGAGCGGGCCGTCAGCGGCCGCAGCTCCACGGGCATCGGGCTGGCCGTCGCCCGGGACCTCGCGGAGGCGGACGGCGGCCGTCTGGAGCTGCTCCAGCAGCATCCGCCGGTCTTCGCGCTGTTCCTGGGCCGGGAGGTCCGCAGCGTCTCGGGGACGCCCCGGGAGCGCCCCGTACGGTGA
- a CDS encoding response regulator transcription factor, producing MTRVLLAEDDASISEPLARALRREGYEVEVREDGPTALDAGLQGGVDLVVLDLGLPGMDGLEVARRLRAEGHTVPILVLTARADEVDTVVGLDAGADDYVTKPFRLAELLARVRALLRRGATEPAAAPTTHGVRIDVESHRAWMGDEELQLTAKEFDLLRVLVRDAGRVVTRDQLMREVWDTTWWSSTKTLDMHISWLRKKLGDDAANPRYIATVRGVGFRFEKS from the coding sequence ATGACCCGTGTACTGCTCGCCGAGGACGACGCCTCCATCTCGGAACCGCTGGCCCGCGCCCTGCGGAGAGAGGGGTACGAGGTCGAGGTCCGCGAGGACGGCCCCACCGCCCTCGACGCCGGACTCCAGGGCGGAGTGGACCTGGTCGTGCTCGACCTGGGACTCCCCGGCATGGACGGACTCGAAGTCGCCCGACGGCTGCGCGCCGAGGGACACACGGTCCCGATCCTGGTGCTCACCGCGCGCGCCGACGAGGTCGACACCGTCGTCGGGCTCGACGCGGGCGCCGACGACTACGTCACCAAGCCCTTCCGGCTCGCCGAACTCCTCGCCCGCGTCCGGGCCCTCCTCCGGCGCGGCGCCACCGAGCCCGCCGCCGCTCCCACGACCCACGGGGTGCGGATCGACGTCGAGTCGCACCGCGCCTGGATGGGCGACGAGGAGCTCCAGCTGACGGCCAAGGAGTTCGACCTGCTCCGGGTCCTGGTCCGGGACGCCGGCCGGGTCGTCACCCGCGACCAGCTGATGCGCGAGGTCTGGGACACCACCTGGTGGTCCTCCACCAAGACCCTCGACATGCACATCTCCTGGCTGCGCAAGAAGCTCGGCGACGACGCGGCGAACCCCCGCTACATCGCCACCGTCCGAGGCGTCGGCTTCCGCTTCGAGAAGAGCTGA